One part of the Tenacibaculum sp. 190130A14a genome encodes these proteins:
- a CDS encoding mechanosensitive ion channel family protein: MKEFTKEVIEILNYRLPIGGKGVDITIKTVLILIVSLIIANIVFKYFKKFVRRRLQEEDKNKFNTVFSFTSWFIYAIIFSMILSSSGVNLSAILVASSALLIGIGLALQTFFQDIISGIFIILDQSVHVGDIIEIDGKVGRVEEIKLRTTRAVTIDNKVLVIPNHKYLSNSLYNWTQNGTTTRESVSVGVAYGSDVQLVKKLLLQAATEHPKVLKEPVPLVIFENFGDSSLDFKLIFTLNDSFKAIIPQSEIRFRIDELFREHNISIPFPQRDIHIIKEQG; encoded by the coding sequence ATGAAAGAATTTACCAAAGAGGTTATTGAAATATTGAACTACCGATTGCCAATTGGAGGTAAAGGTGTAGATATTACGATTAAAACAGTTTTAATACTCATTGTATCACTCATTATAGCAAATATTGTTTTTAAATATTTTAAAAAGTTTGTTAGAAGAAGGCTGCAAGAAGAAGATAAGAACAAGTTTAATACGGTATTTTCTTTTACCAGTTGGTTTATCTATGCCATTATATTTTCAATGATATTAAGCTCTTCTGGAGTAAATTTAAGTGCAATTTTAGTTGCTTCTTCAGCATTGTTAATTGGTATTGGTTTGGCATTACAAACCTTTTTTCAAGATATTATTTCTGGGATTTTTATTATTCTTGATCAGAGTGTGCATGTTGGAGATATTATTGAAATAGATGGAAAGGTCGGTAGAGTAGAGGAAATTAAACTGAGAACTACCAGAGCAGTGACCATTGACAATAAAGTATTGGTAATTCCGAATCATAAATATTTATCAAATAGTTTATACAATTGGACGCAAAACGGAACTACTACTAGAGAAAGTGTTTCAGTTGGAGTTGCCTATGGAAGTGATGTGCAATTGGTTAAAAAATTATTGCTTCAAGCGGCTACAGAACATCCTAAAGTTTTGAAGGAACCAGTTCCTTTAGTGATTTTTGAAAACTTTGGAGATAGCTCACTGGATTTTAAACTTATTTTTACACTGAATGATAGTTTTAAAGCTATTATACCACAGAGTGAAATTCGCTTTAGAATAGACGAATTATTTAGAGAACACAATATTAGTATACCGTTTCCACAAAGAGATATACATATTATAAAAGAACAGGGATAG
- a CDS encoding ABC transporter permease — protein MRRLRLIIEREFIAKVRNKSFIMMTFLSPLLMVGMGALVFFLMKKNDEKVKKIVFVDESGLFANDAFNDSKTLKFEDFTKLGLEDSKKKVEEGDYYGALYIPKKDSLEILAQSIEFFSKDSPSMTVMGSLENRIEKKLRNEKLTSFGIDLAHIKESRISSDIKMFNFSGEKSSKAKSVASIIAGGLAGYMLFMFVMIYGTSVMRSVIEEKTSRIIEVIVSSVKPFKLMLGKIIGNASAGLLQFFIWGVLLFIITLVASSLLGLDLVEMQTAKIPAEQMEVMKQAAERNKLEQIAVEFFSLPLFKMFVIFIFYFLGGYMLYSSLFAAVGAAVDNETDTQQFMMPIMLPLILGVYVGFFTVINDPHGPISIIFSHIPFTSPIVMLMRIPFGVAWWEIAISMLLLVATFMFMVWFAAKIYRVGILSYGKKPTYKDLWKWIRYSG, from the coding sequence ATGCGTAGATTAAGATTAATTATAGAACGAGAGTTTATTGCTAAGGTTAGAAACAAGTCATTTATTATGATGACTTTTCTGAGCCCATTGTTAATGGTAGGAATGGGAGCATTGGTTTTTTTCTTAATGAAAAAGAATGATGAAAAGGTTAAGAAAATAGTTTTTGTAGACGAATCAGGATTATTTGCCAATGATGCTTTCAATGATTCAAAAACACTAAAATTTGAAGATTTTACCAAGTTAGGACTTGAAGATTCTAAGAAGAAAGTGGAAGAAGGAGACTATTATGGTGCATTATATATTCCCAAAAAAGACAGTTTAGAAATCTTAGCACAATCAATTGAGTTTTTCTCGAAAGATTCCCCAAGTATGACCGTAATGGGAAGTTTAGAAAATAGAATTGAAAAGAAACTAAGAAATGAAAAGTTAACGAGTTTTGGTATTGATTTAGCGCATATTAAAGAATCACGTATTTCTTCAGATATAAAAATGTTTAATTTTTCTGGAGAAAAATCATCCAAAGCAAAGAGTGTAGCAAGTATCATTGCAGGAGGATTAGCTGGTTATATGCTGTTTATGTTTGTTATGATTTACGGTACTTCAGTAATGCGAAGTGTAATTGAAGAAAAGACTAGTAGAATTATTGAAGTAATAGTGTCTTCTGTAAAACCTTTTAAATTGATGTTAGGTAAAATTATAGGAAACGCTTCTGCTGGGTTATTACAGTTCTTTATTTGGGGAGTGTTACTATTTATAATTACCCTGGTAGCTTCGTCTCTTTTAGGACTTGATTTAGTAGAGATGCAAACAGCAAAAATTCCTGCAGAGCAAATGGAAGTAATGAAACAGGCAGCAGAAAGAAATAAATTGGAACAAATAGCTGTTGAGTTTTTTAGTCTTCCTTTATTTAAAATGTTTGTAATATTCATTTTTTACTTTTTAGGAGGATATATGTTGTATAGTTCTTTATTTGCAGCTGTAGGTGCAGCGGTAGATAATGAGACCGATACACAACAATTTATGATGCCTATTATGTTACCTTTAATATTAGGAGTATACGTTGGATTTTTTACGGTAATTAATGATCCGCATGGACCTATTTCAATTATATTTTCTCATATACCGTTTACTTCTCCAATTGTGATGTTGATGCGTATTCCATTTGGAGTAGCTTGGTGGGAGATTGCAATTTCAATGTTACTGTTAGTAGCTACCTTTATGTTTATGGTATGGTTTGCTGCTAAAATTTATAGAGTTGGTATTTTATCTTATGGTAAAAAACCTACCTATAAAGATTTATGGAAGTGGATTCGCTATAGCGGATAA
- a CDS encoding ABC transporter ATP-binding protein gives MNNLLQINNVVKRYGEFTALNNVSLEIPKGSVYGLLGPNGAGKTSLIRIINQITMPDAGEVILDGEKLAPNHIEHIGYLPEERGLYKSMKVGEQALYLAQLKGLSKSEAKKRLKYWFDKFDIGAWWGKKIEELSKGMAQKVQFIVTVLHQPKLLIFDEPFSGFDPINAQLIAKEILQLRDEGATIIFSTHRMESVEEMCDYIALINKSNKILEGKLDDVKKQFRTNTFQVGLNTASPKEVEAKLKENFKVLPADFRLLNDGLKLNVKLTEGNSANDLLSFLTSQGEVQHFVELIPSANDIFIEAVNKNN, from the coding sequence ATGAATAACTTATTACAAATTAATAATGTAGTAAAACGCTATGGGGAATTTACTGCATTGAATAATGTTTCTCTTGAAATTCCAAAGGGGAGTGTTTACGGACTTTTAGGACCTAACGGAGCGGGTAAAACTTCTTTGATTAGAATTATTAATCAAATAACCATGCCTGATGCTGGTGAAGTGATTTTAGATGGAGAAAAATTGGCTCCTAATCATATAGAACATATTGGATACCTACCAGAAGAAAGAGGTTTGTACAAATCTATGAAAGTAGGAGAGCAAGCCTTATACTTAGCTCAATTAAAAGGATTGAGTAAATCTGAAGCAAAAAAACGATTAAAATATTGGTTTGATAAGTTTGATATTGGCGCTTGGTGGGGAAAGAAAATTGAGGAATTATCAAAGGGAATGGCCCAAAAAGTACAGTTTATAGTTACGGTGTTACACCAACCTAAATTATTAATTTTTGATGAGCCTTTTTCTGGATTCGATCCTATCAACGCACAATTAATAGCAAAAGAGATCTTACAATTAAGAGATGAAGGGGCTACCATTATATTTTCAACACACCGAATGGAGAGTGTAGAAGAAATGTGTGATTATATAGCTTTGATTAACAAATCAAATAAGATTTTAGAAGGAAAGCTAGACGATGTAAAAAAACAATTTAGAACCAACACTTTCCAAGTTGGTTTAAATACTGCGAGCCCAAAAGAGGTAGAAGCAAAGTTGAAAGAGAACTTTAAAGTATTACCAGCAGATTTTAGATTGTTAAATGACGGACTTAAATTGAACGTAAAGTTAACTGAAGGAAATTCAGCTAACGATTTATTATCTTTTTTAACCTCTCAAGGAGAGGTACAACATTTTGTAGAACTAATACCAAGTGCCAACGATATTTTTATTGAGGCGGTAAATAAAAATAATTAA
- a CDS encoding MarR family winged helix-turn-helix transcriptional regulator — MDKNKSIDHQLRATWQAVAKMYNEQAAKHDSTMATAFVLLNIDYENGTPSTALGPQMGMEPTSLSRLLKNMEDKGVICREKNPNDGRSVIIKLTEYGKEMREVSKGHVYQFNNKVREYITEKELETFFKVTTTINKLITDKLIYGDEDINKQAV, encoded by the coding sequence ATGGATAAAAATAAATCAATAGATCATCAATTAAGAGCTACATGGCAAGCAGTTGCTAAAATGTATAATGAGCAAGCTGCAAAGCATGATAGCACAATGGCTACAGCCTTTGTTTTATTGAATATAGATTACGAGAACGGCACCCCTTCAACGGCTTTAGGCCCACAAATGGGAATGGAGCCAACCAGCCTTTCTCGTTTATTAAAAAACATGGAGGACAAAGGTGTGATTTGTAGAGAAAAGAACCCTAATGATGGTAGAAGTGTTATCATAAAACTTACGGAGTATGGTAAAGAAATGAGAGAAGTTTCTAAGGGGCATGTATACCAATTTAACAATAAAGTAAGGGAATATATTACTGAAAAAGAGTTAGAAACTTTTTTTAAAGTAACCACTACTATAAACAAGCTTATCACCGATAAGTTAATTTATGGAGACGAAGACATTAACAAACAAGCTGTATAA
- a CDS encoding 3-hydroxyacyl-CoA dehydrogenase/enoyl-CoA hydratase family protein, with protein sequence MTRRIKKVAIIGSGIMGSGIACHFANIGVEVLLLDIVPRELNDKEKAKGLTLEDKVVRNRMVNDALTASLKSKPSPIYNKKFADRITTGNLEDDLHKIKDVDWIMEVVVERLDIKQSVFEKVEKYRTPGTIISSNTSGIPIKFMNEGRSEDFRKHFAVTHFFNPPRYLKLFEVVPGPDCKQEVTDFLMDYGSKFLGKTSVLAKDTPAFIGNRIGIFGIQSLFHQVKELGLTIEEVDKLTGPVIGRPKSATFRTVDVVGLDTLVHVANGIYDNCPDDEAHDLFKLPDFINTMMENKWLGSKTKQGFYKKSVNAEGKKEILSLDLDTMEYRTKKRAKFATLELTKTIDKPIDRFKVLVGGRDKAGEFYRKNFAAMFAYVQNRIPEISDELYRIDDAMKAGFGWENGPFEIWDAVGVEKGIELMKAEGKEPAAWVTEMVAKGETSFYTVKDGATYYYDVEAKEQVKKPGQDAFIILDNIRKTTEVFKNSGVVIEDLGDGILNCEFQSKMNTIGGDVLAGLNKAVDLAEKDFQGLVIGNQGANFSVGANIGMIFMMAVEQEYDELNMAIKYFQDTMMRMRYSAIPTIAAPHGMTLGGGCELSLHADKVVAAAETYIGLVEFGVGVIPGGGGSKEMALRAQDLFHTGDVQLNVLQEHFLTIGMAKVATSAHEAFDLNLLQKGKDVVVVNKDRQIAEAKKHALLLAEAGYSQPVKRKDILALGKQALGMFLVGTDSMNASKYISEHDQKIANKLAYVMAGGDLSEPTKVTEQYLLDLEREAFLSLTTERKTLERIQHMLKTGKPLRN encoded by the coding sequence ATGACAAGAAGAATTAAAAAAGTAGCGATTATCGGTTCTGGTATCATGGGATCGGGTATTGCATGTCATTTTGCAAACATTGGCGTTGAGGTTTTATTATTGGATATTGTACCAAGAGAACTTAACGACAAGGAAAAAGCAAAAGGATTAACCTTAGAAGACAAAGTAGTTCGTAACCGTATGGTAAACGATGCTTTAACAGCTTCTTTAAAATCAAAACCATCACCTATCTACAACAAAAAATTTGCAGATAGAATTACTACTGGTAACCTAGAAGACGATTTACACAAGATTAAAGATGTAGATTGGATTATGGAAGTAGTTGTGGAACGCTTAGACATTAAACAAAGTGTTTTTGAAAAGGTTGAAAAATACCGTACACCTGGTACTATTATTTCTTCTAATACCTCTGGTATTCCAATTAAATTTATGAACGAAGGACGTAGTGAAGATTTCCGTAAGCATTTTGCGGTAACACACTTCTTTAACCCTCCTCGTTACCTAAAATTATTTGAGGTTGTACCAGGTCCAGATTGTAAGCAAGAAGTTACTGACTTCTTAATGGATTACGGTTCTAAATTCTTAGGAAAAACTTCAGTATTAGCTAAAGATACTCCAGCGTTTATTGGTAACCGTATTGGTATCTTCGGAATTCAATCTTTATTCCACCAAGTAAAGGAATTAGGATTAACTATTGAAGAAGTTGATAAATTAACAGGACCAGTTATTGGACGTCCTAAATCAGCTACTTTCCGTACAGTTGATGTAGTAGGATTAGATACTTTAGTACATGTTGCTAATGGTATTTATGACAACTGTCCTGATGATGAAGCTCATGACTTATTTAAGTTACCTGACTTTATCAATACAATGATGGAGAATAAATGGTTAGGAAGTAAAACAAAGCAAGGTTTTTACAAGAAATCTGTTAATGCTGAAGGTAAAAAAGAGATTTTATCTTTAGACTTAGACACGATGGAATATCGTACTAAGAAACGTGCAAAGTTTGCTACATTAGAATTAACAAAAACTATTGACAAACCAATTGATCGCTTTAAAGTATTAGTTGGTGGTAGAGATAAAGCGGGAGAATTCTACCGTAAGAACTTCGCTGCAATGTTTGCCTATGTTCAAAATAGAATTCCAGAAATTTCTGACGAATTATACAGAATTGACGATGCCATGAAAGCTGGTTTCGGATGGGAAAATGGACCTTTCGAAATTTGGGATGCTGTAGGTGTAGAAAAAGGTATCGAATTAATGAAAGCTGAAGGAAAAGAGCCTGCTGCTTGGGTTACTGAAATGGTAGCTAAAGGAGAAACTTCTTTCTATACAGTAAAAGATGGTGCTACATACTATTATGATGTAGAAGCTAAAGAACAAGTTAAAAAACCAGGTCAAGATGCATTTATCATCTTAGATAACATCCGTAAAACTACTGAGGTATTTAAAAACTCTGGAGTTGTTATTGAAGACTTAGGAGACGGAATATTAAACTGTGAGTTCCAATCTAAAATGAACACTATTGGTGGAGATGTTTTAGCTGGATTAAACAAAGCAGTTGATTTAGCCGAAAAAGACTTCCAAGGATTGGTAATTGGTAATCAAGGAGCTAACTTCTCTGTAGGTGCTAATATTGGAATGATCTTTATGATGGCTGTTGAGCAAGAGTATGACGAGTTAAACATGGCTATCAAGTATTTCCAAGATACTATGATGCGTATGCGTTACTCTGCTATTCCAACAATTGCAGCTCCTCATGGAATGACTTTAGGAGGTGGATGTGAATTATCATTACACGCAGATAAAGTGGTTGCTGCTGCCGAAACATATATCGGTTTAGTAGAATTTGGAGTTGGAGTAATTCCTGGTGGTGGTGGATCTAAAGAAATGGCTTTAAGAGCGCAAGATTTATTCCACACTGGTGATGTTCAATTAAATGTTTTACAAGAGCATTTCTTAACTATTGGTATGGCCAAAGTGGCTACTTCAGCACATGAAGCATTCGACTTAAACTTACTTCAAAAAGGAAAAGATGTAGTAGTTGTAAACAAAGATCGTCAAATCGCCGAAGCTAAAAAACATGCTTTATTACTAGCAGAAGCTGGATATTCTCAGCCTGTAAAACGTAAAGATATTTTAGCATTAGGAAAACAAGCATTAGGGATGTTCTTAGTAGGAACAGACTCTATGAATGCTTCTAAATATATTTCTGAGCACGATCAGAAAATTGCAAACAAACTAGCTTATGTAATGGCTGGTGGAGATTTATCAGAACCAACAAAAGTTACTGAACAGTATTTATTAGACCTTGAGCGTGAAGCTTTCTTAAGTTTAACTACAGAAAGAAAAACCTTAGAGCGTATTCAGCACATGTTAAAAACTGGTAAACCATTACGTAACTAA
- a CDS encoding acetyl-CoA C-acyltransferase, giving the protein MKTAYIVKGYRTAVGKSKKGVFRFKRADELAAETIKYMMTKLPEFDVKRIDDVIVGNAMPEGSQGLNMARIISLIGLDSVDVPGVTVNRFCSSGLETIGMAVAKIQSGMADCIIAGGTESMSSVPMTGFKPELNYDIVNAGHEDYYWGMGNTAEAVAQQYNISRQDQDQFAYESHMKALKALDSDRFQDQIAPINVEETYIGENGKRATRNYTVTKDEGPRRGTSVEALAKLRAVFAANGSVTAGNSSQTSDGAAFVMVMSEDMVKELGIEPEARLVSYAAAGVPPRIMGIGPVAAIPKALKQAGLQQSDIELIELNEAFASQSLAVIRELDLNPDIINVNGGAIALGHPLGCTGGKLSVQLFDEMRKREMKGKYGMVTMCVGTGQGAAGIFEFLS; this is encoded by the coding sequence ATGAAAACAGCATATATAGTAAAAGGATATAGAACCGCCGTAGGGAAATCTAAAAAGGGTGTGTTCAGATTTAAAAGAGCTGACGAATTAGCTGCTGAAACCATCAAGTATATGATGACGAAGCTTCCAGAATTCGACGTAAAACGTATTGACGACGTTATTGTTGGTAATGCAATGCCAGAAGGATCTCAAGGATTAAATATGGCTAGAATCATTTCTTTAATTGGATTAGATTCTGTTGATGTTCCTGGAGTAACTGTAAACCGTTTCTGTTCATCAGGGTTAGAAACAATTGGTATGGCAGTAGCAAAAATTCAATCGGGAATGGCTGATTGTATTATTGCTGGAGGAACAGAGAGTATGAGTTCTGTACCAATGACTGGTTTTAAACCAGAATTAAACTACGATATCGTAAACGCTGGTCATGAAGATTATTACTGGGGAATGGGTAATACTGCTGAAGCAGTTGCTCAACAGTACAATATTTCTCGTCAAGATCAAGATCAATTTGCTTACGAGTCACATATGAAAGCTTTAAAAGCTTTAGATTCAGATCGTTTCCAAGATCAAATTGCTCCGATCAATGTTGAAGAAACATACATTGGAGAAAATGGAAAACGTGCAACAAGAAATTATACAGTTACTAAAGACGAAGGTCCTCGTAGAGGAACAAGCGTAGAAGCTTTAGCAAAATTACGTGCAGTATTTGCTGCAAACGGTTCTGTTACTGCTGGTAACTCATCACAAACAAGTGATGGTGCTGCCTTTGTAATGGTAATGAGTGAAGATATGGTAAAAGAGTTAGGTATTGAGCCAGAAGCACGCTTAGTAAGCTATGCTGCTGCTGGAGTACCACCTCGTATTATGGGTATTGGTCCTGTAGCTGCCATTCCAAAAGCTTTAAAACAAGCTGGTTTACAACAAAGTGATATTGAATTAATTGAATTGAACGAAGCATTTGCTTCACAATCATTGGCTGTTATTCGTGAGTTAGATTTAAATCCGGATATCATTAACGTAAATGGTGGAGCAATTGCTTTAGGTCACCCATTAGGATGTACTGGAGGTAAATTATCAGTTCAGTTATTTGATGAAATGCGCAAGCGTGAAATGAAAGGAAAATACGGAATGGTAACCATGTGTGTAGGTACTGGACAAGGTGCTGCTGGTATTTTCGAATTCTTAAGTTAA